TATGCCGCCGCAGCTGCAGCTGTTAGCGATGAAGGTGCCGACGAAGAAGGCGCTGAAGAATAACGCCTAGCTGCGCCCAACCTTGTCATCCTCGAGTTATGCCCGCCTCTGGCGGGCATCGCCTTTTTATACAGCCCTAGTCATGCCCGCCGGAGCCTGTGCTGAGCGCAGTCGAAGTAAGCGGGCATCTCCTTTTATGCTGTTTTCCCGGCCTCTGTGCCGGGATCTATTGTTTTAAGGTATAATATGGAATAATCGTTTCTTACTTTTTTGATACGATAGTGCGCTGGACGAGTATATATTTACTTTGAGCAATGATAAAAACTATCCAAAAAAGGAGGGTTCTTCATGTTTGAACCAGTCAATGGAAAATTTGAAATGCCAGTGCTTCCGTACGGAATGGCTGATTTGGCTCCTGCATTAAGTCAGGAGGCGATGCTCTTTCATTTTGGCAAGCACTTGCAGACTTATGTGAATAATCTCAATGCAGCACTTCCGGGGAGCGCTTTCGAAGGCAAGTCTCTTGAAGAAATCGTAAAAACGTCCGAAGGTGGCGTGTTCAACAACGCTGGGCAGATTTTGAACCATGCTATGTATTTTTTGCAGTTCAAGGCACCGACGATGAGCAATGTCCCGATGGGTGAAATCGCAAAGTTGATTGAACGTGATTTTGGATCGTTTGAAAAGTTCCAGGAAGAATTTCAGACGAAGGGTGCGGGGCTTTTTGGCTCTGGTTGGGTCTGGCTTTCGGCTTTGGATACGGGCAAGCTTGTGATTACGCAGGAGGGCAACGCCCAGAACCCGATCACCAAGGGACTCAAACCGCTTCTTACGTTCGATGTGTGGGAACACGCCTACTACATAGACTACCGTAATCGTCGTCCGGATTACCTGAAGTCGCTGTGGAGTATCGTCAACTGGGATGTTGTAAACGAACGCCTCGGCTAAAACCATTTCTCAACAACAAAAATCGCACGGGTCATCCCGTGCGTTTTTACTTTTAAATTTTACTTCCTACCGCCTACTTGTACTCTCGCTACGCTTAAGTACCAAATGCTGGTCTCGGTCATGTCCAAGCAAGCTTGGTCGCGACACTCAACCTATACATTTGTCCTACTGTCTACTGCTATTGTCGTGGTGGCATTTTCGGCAGCACAAGCTTCATGATAATCGGCACGAACACCATAATCAGCACTTGCGCTACGACAAGGCAAACGACCTGCGAAAAGATGAACATCGCAAGGAACGGCGGCTTGTGACCTTCTGGCATCATCGTGAAGTACACAAAGCAGACCATTGCCGTCGTGATAAGCGGCGTGTAAATCAAGTTCGAAGCGAGCGATTCCACGAAATGTGCCTTTGGGGTACGCGGCTGCAGGTGGAACTTGCGGGCGAGGGCTGCATTCACCTTGGGAATTGGCACGAAAAAGCCAATCGCAAAGCTAATCACAAAGCTTAATGCGAAACATTTTAAGAATCCAATGACAATTGCGATTGTCGGCATCTCGGGCGGGTGTTCCGCCATCAGCTGACCGGTAAGCGAAAGCCCGAAGCTCATCAAAAGCGCCATGATAAATGCAATTTTTAGCCCCTCCTTTCTCATTTGCTTTTGCATTTCTGCCGAATGGATGTTCTGTTCTTCCATTTTAATCTCCATACCCTAAAAAATTGAGTTTCTCCGTTCTCCTTAAAAAGAGTACTTATAATATATCATCTTTCTTGCAAAACTGTAAACAAAAACAAACGTAATTTATCGAAATTCCAATAAATATTGTAATTTATTATGGTCCGTCATCCCGGAGCGTTTTATGGATAATGAACTTAAACTTTTAATTGGCAAAGACGAAAAAATCATTTATGCAGGGAAGCCCAACAAAAAGTGCTTTATTTTCGAAAGCATCTTTAATCCGTTGCTCCCGTTTGCGTTGATTTGGGGTATCATTGACTTTGGCGTTATCGGCGCTTCGCTCTCGTCTAAAGAAGAACATATTGGCTTTTTCTTGGTCCCGTTCATGTTGCTCCACCTGATGCCTGTATGGATTTACCTTGGCGGGGCGCTTTTATCGTTTAGGCGTTACCAAAATACAAACTATATCATCACGGATAAGGCTATCTATGCGTCTGGTGGTGTTTTCAGCAAGCGCTACAATACAAAACCGTTTGCGGAACTTTCGCACGTGGATTTGCATCGCGGCATTTTTGACCAGTGGTTTGGTGTGGGCGATATCATTACGACATCTGCTCAGGCAAATCCTGTAACGCGGAACGGAAGAATGACTTCTACGAATGCGGGTATTTCTATCGATAGTATTTCCAATTACATCGAAGTCTACAACATCGTGAAAAAGCTCCAGCAAGATGTGTACGCCGATGTTATGTACCCGAACGACTTGCGCCCTCGCGAAAACCACGGATACAATACAAAGTATCGCGGATAGCTAGAGCGTTTTTTCCATGCGGGTGCAATCAAAGACGCCCCAGCGGTGCGGCTGATCTCCGATGAGTTTGTACCCAAGCTTTTCGTAAAAACCGGTGGCTTCCAAACGGCTGTCGATGACAATCTTTTTGTAACCGCATTCTGCAATCCATTTTTCAGCTTCGCGGACGGCCATAGCGCCGAGCTTTTGACCGCGATATTCCGGCATCACGACTACACGCCCGATTGTTGCCGTTTCTGCATCAATCTCGTAGAATCTGCACGTTGCTACGGGGTATTCATCATCCAGTAAAACGATAAACTTTGTGCCGTCGCAATCGTGCTCGTCGAATTCATCACGGAGCGAAATGTGATACGCCCGATTCATTGCTTGGATGCGCACGCTGTACGCACCTGCGCGTTGCCACTCTTCTGTCGCTCGGAGAACTTTGATATCCATGTTTTCCTGTTAATCTCTTGTAACACTATGTAGCTAGAATATATTATATTAACTGATAGAAGGAGAATGGGTATGTCTTTTTTTACCTGTAATTTTTATCGTTCCGTTATCGCTTCTGCTGCGCTTGCCTTTGCGCTGTCCGCTTGTACAGATTCTGATTCAGGATCGGGGACAAATTCGGAGGAACCTGCCGGCGATTCCGCGAAATGCAAGGACGTTTCCGATGAAGCATTCTGTGATTTGCGTGACGGACAAGTTTACAGGACCGTGGAAATCGATAGCATGGTGTGGACCGCCCAGAACATGAATTACTACATGGTCGGTAGCCACTGCTACGATGATAAAGACTCCAACTGCACCAAGTACGGGAAACTCTACAGCAAGTCAACGATTTTCCATATTTGTAAAAACGGTTGGCATGTGCCCAGCAAGGATGAATACGAAAAGTTGTTGAAGTACCTGAATCGCCACCAGGATTACGTTCGCGTGTTCAAGCCGTTATCGGCGGGCTTCCGCAAGACGGATGGAACTTATAGCCTTATCGAAGAGAAGGCGTATTTCTGGTCCTCGACGGAAGTCATCGGGCAAGGCGAGTGCTATGTGGAATTTTCTGATGAAAATCCTGCCGGTAAGTTGATTTGTGGCGGTATGGAACGTGGGGATGCCCTTTCGCTCCGCTGCGTCAAGGACGATTAATCTAGCTTGTCAAAGAAAATCTCGCCGTCTTGCTGGACGATTGAGATGGTGTGCGTGCCTTTGTTGCCCATGTCGTTGTAATGGACGAGGTATTTGCCGTTACCGAGAGGCTCGATTTGTTCGACTTCATGAATGTCCTCGCCATCTTGGGCGCTACTGCGGAATTTCCAGACGGCGTAGCCGCCACCATCGCTGAACTCGTCATCGTACGCTTTTGAAAGCTCCTGAGCGAGATTCTTTGTGCAATACGTCGCAATGACGGAATCGTTTGCTTCTTCTGTTCCGAATAAGTAATTGCTGTAGAACGACTGGATTTTTTCTATGGCTTTGGAGTCTGCGTCGTTGTCGCTACAGGAAAAAGCTGTTGCTGCTGCCAGTAAAATTAAAGACTTTTTAATGAAATTCATGTTTTGCTAAGGTAGAATTGTTATAGGCGTTCCGTCCTTGACGGCGTCGTAGATTTCTTCGATTTCGTCGTTCGTGACGGCGATGCAGCCGGCAGTCCAGTCTTTCCACTTGTGCCAGAATTTAAAGAGAAATGCTGGAATCTTGTTCGGGTAGCCGTGGATCATGATGTCGCCACCGGGTTCGTAGTTGCCTTCTTTCGCTGCCTTGATCTGCTCCGCGCTCGGGTACGAAATTCTCAGCGATAAATGAAACTTGCTTTTTGGATTGTGTCTTTCGATGGTATAGTCGCCCTCGGGCGTCTTGTTGTCGCCGGATTTGACCTTCGCTCCGACCGGATTCTTGCCCAATGAAATTCTGTACGTTTTGGCAATGTTATC
This is a stretch of genomic DNA from Fibrobacter sp. UWB13. It encodes these proteins:
- a CDS encoding superoxide dismutase; the encoded protein is MFEPVNGKFEMPVLPYGMADLAPALSQEAMLFHFGKHLQTYVNNLNAALPGSAFEGKSLEEIVKTSEGGVFNNAGQILNHAMYFLQFKAPTMSNVPMGEIAKLIERDFGSFEKFQEEFQTKGAGLFGSGWVWLSALDTGKLVITQEGNAQNPITKGLKPLLTFDVWEHAYYIDYRNRRPDYLKSLWSIVNWDVVNERLG
- a CDS encoding PH domain-containing protein, with translation MDNELKLLIGKDEKIIYAGKPNKKCFIFESIFNPLLPFALIWGIIDFGVIGASLSSKEEHIGFFLVPFMLLHLMPVWIYLGGALLSFRRYQNTNYIITDKAIYASGGVFSKRYNTKPFAELSHVDLHRGIFDQWFGVGDIITTSAQANPVTRNGRMTSTNAGISIDSISNYIEVYNIVKKLQQDVYADVMYPNDLRPRENHGYNTKYRG
- a CDS encoding GNAT family N-acetyltransferase: MDIKVLRATEEWQRAGAYSVRIQAMNRAYHISLRDEFDEHDCDGTKFIVLLDDEYPVATCRFYEIDAETATIGRVVVMPEYRGQKLGAMAVREAEKWIAECGYKKIVIDSRLEATGFYEKLGYKLIGDQPHRWGVFDCTRMEKTL
- a CDS encoding FISUMP domain-containing protein, producing MSFFTCNFYRSVIASAALAFALSACTDSDSGSGTNSEEPAGDSAKCKDVSDEAFCDLRDGQVYRTVEIDSMVWTAQNMNYYMVGSHCYDDKDSNCTKYGKLYSKSTIFHICKNGWHVPSKDEYEKLLKYLNRHQDYVRVFKPLSAGFRKTDGTYSLIEEKAYFWSSTEVIGQGECYVEFSDENPAGKLICGGMERGDALSLRCVKDD
- a CDS encoding murein L,D-transpeptidase family protein; amino-acid sequence: MLTSPIDNILVEKAKRKMYLRNGDNIAKTYRISLGKNPVGAKVKSGDNKTPEGDYTIERHNPKSKFHLSLRISYPSAEQIKAAKEGNYEPGGDIMIHGYPNKIPAFLFKFWHKWKDWTAGCIAVTNDEIEEIYDAVKDGTPITILP